From the genome of Spinacia oleracea cultivar Varoflay chromosome 2, BTI_SOV_V1, whole genome shotgun sequence, one region includes:
- the LOC110791478 gene encoding uncharacterized protein, whose protein sequence is MDEIKFIGNNHPEDVRWLCSLSESELDMLISLKKLVLRRAQAVGHESLVQKFDLKMLRALGFILMQHVSGRVNDLQLTDLAVPKDLFDGCTLLKLDRVETREQEKTSSER, encoded by the exons ATGGATGAGATCAAATTTATTGGAAATAATCATCCTGAAGATGTTAGATGGCTTTGTTCACTGTCCGAGTCGGAACTC GACATGCTGATTAGCCTAAAGAAGCTTGTCCTTCGACGAGCTCAAGCTGTAGGGCATGAAAGTCTAGTCCAGAAATTTGATCTGAAAATGCTTCGAGCACTTG GATTTATTTTGATGCAACATGTTAGTGGAAGAGTAAATGACTTGCAATTGACAGACTTAGCTGTGCCGAAAGATTTGTTTGACGGATGtactttattgaaattggaTAGAGTAGAAACGAGAGAGCAAGAAAAGACAAG